GTCGTAACGTCGGCGGACCTGATTCACGATTTTAGCAGCGTTTACCTGGAGGATCCTCTGCACGACACGACTCTGGGAGACGACGTCAGCTTCGACCCCATTCAGTCGATGTTCCTCGTCCTCAAAGAGGGGCAAGGGGAGCTGAAATTGAATTTTGGAAATAATTATGTCTACCATGGCCCTTATTCCCCGACGGGATCCCAGGACGTCATGGAGGACGTGCTATTGAGCGTCCCGGACTACAACACCAGGGTGGTTCCCGGAAGTCCAGAGTTGGTGAACAGTGGCGACTGGCTTCTCACGACTATGTCCTTTCAGGCGGACTTACCCGAGAGCTATGGCAGTTCCCTCGGTTACCTGACCTTCAGACAGTCCGCCAGCTTCGACTCAAACTTCACGGGCTATCGAGAGTCGATCAAAATCCCACTGGTGGTGGCGAACGTCTCCAACGGCTCAGCAGCAGAGCCAGGCAATGAGTTGTACTTCGACATGACGCTATTCTCCAGCAACGATGTACTGACTCGCCATAAATTCCGCTGGGGAGCCGATGAAAACGGGGAGCGCAACCTGGGAACTTTTTTCATGATACAGTCGAAGGACGTGGAACCTCTCCGTTACGAATTGGTGACGCGGATCACCAACCGGACGGGAACGCGCTATCGGAACCAGCGTTACGATACGCTGAACTCTATTTATCGGGATATTCCCCCTCTTCATTGGGCCTATGACCTAACTCCTGACCTTTACGGCTCTCTCCCGCCCGCCTTCCAGCTCGACCCTCAAAGTCAAATCGCGCCGGGGCTGACAACAGTATTCAGCAGTTCCATGGATATGGTCTACGGCTCCAGTGAATCCTTCCGGCTTTATCCCTACAGAGACCCTGCCGCGCCACGGGACTTGCGCCTCCTTTATCGTAAGGTGGGAGGGATGGTTCCCTATGGGGCGCCGATTTCACCGATCTCCGGTGACGTGCGCTGGTCGGTGACAGGCTTCGAGATGACATTTGCCGACGTGGCGCGAAACGAGGAAAACACCAAAGAGGAAATCGCCCAACACGCAGGGGGTACACCCACGATGCCGGCCACGGGTTATATCCTTTCTAATGCTGCGGTCACGAATCGCTACTTCAAAGCCGACGCGTTCAATTCTCTTATGATTTCCGCCGATGTTCCCAGCGTGACGGGATCGGACGACATAGCCTTATTGCCCGTCCAGATTCGTCTGCGGATCTCGCGGCGAGAATTGCCCATCGTCGACAGGTGGGAGGAATTGTCCAACGCAGACAGCGTGATCAACGCCTTCGCCAACATCTGCGCGGTGTGGGTGCGCTCACCTAACGCAGCGGAGCAAGACATGAACCTCTTCACCACCTTGAATAACCGGGGCTATAGCGTTGAAAGTTGCGTCCAAGCCTTCACCCACGAAGATTTTCTGTACTTGGACTTCATCGTTCTCATCGCCGACGCTGTCAGCCAGAACATAGGCAAGACAGCCTTCTGTCAAGTCGTGAAGGACGACGGCGTCCCTTACATTCTGATAGGGGATGGCAAGGTAGACGAGAGGTGGACTCTGGGGTTCTACGTGGACCGGACTGGAAGTGGTTCGATACTCGACTCGTCGACAACCCCCGATGAATCTTACGCGCCTTTCTCCAGCGAAGGCGGCTGTAACCAAGGAATAGGACTTGCTATCAGCTTCGCTGCTATGTGTTCCGCTACCATACGCTTTGTTCCGGTGTTTGTAGTGTTTATTCTGAAAAAGCTGCAGAGAAAGAATAGGTAAGAAACAGGTGATGGCCTTTTTTCTCAAAAAAACAGACGGAACTCCCATGAAGCGATATAATCCCTTAATGCGCCTTTGTCGTAGCACAGGTTATTCTTTAAGTGGCTTTCTCTGTGCCCTCAAGGAAGAACAGGCCTTCCAACTCGAAGCCCTAGTGTTGGCTGTTCTTTTGGGAGTACTGCTGTGGGCGAGGCTGTCCTTTTTGATGTCCACCACGCTCCTAGCTGGATGGCTGGTTGTCATGGCTTTCGAGTTGGTCAACAGCGCCGTGGAAAGGGCCTTTGATCTCATCGACAAAGAGCGCAATCCCCAAATCAAAGCGGGTAAAGATATGCTTTCCGCCGCCGTTTTCTTGTTAATAATGTTCAATCTCTTCTTGTGGGGAATGCTTTTGTGTGATTCTTTTGTAGTATAGTATATTACACTATGGCCTATAAGGACGAGCAGGGGATGATGGGGGGATGATGGATTGAATATCGTATTTCAATATATGACTTACCTGAAAGATTTGCCTTATTATCCTTACAGCGTCATCGGGGCGGCATTTTTGGTCTTAGTTTTGCTGCCTTTGATCCTCCTGATGTTTATGCGAAAACATTCCTCTTTCTCTTCTAACTCTTCTAAAAAACGTAGCCCTGGACGTGGCAGGACGATGGGAAATCCCGTTCGGGGAATGCCCATTGATGGCTTGTCTTTTCAGGGTGAAGTCGATATGGAGCTAATCAGAAAGATACAGAACTCCTCCGCGGACAAAACAACCGTTCTTCCAGTTACTCCAGTACCCTCGAAACCTCCCGTCGATCCGGCGGCAATCGAGGCCGCGGTAAAGGCATGTCAAGAGAAATTTCAAGAAACTTACATCGATATGTACCTGGGCTTGGGATTGATGTCCGATTTTGAACAGTTGCGGGCGGAGGTAGGCCGGCGTGTCGCGGACGGCAAGGAGACCTACCACGCGATTTCTGAACTCAAGATGACGCCAGAGGGCGTCATCTTGATGCAAATGGTTAGTGTCGCGGGTAATATTTTACAGAGCGGGGAACACCATATCGGCAAAGGTCTTTTGGGAATTTATGGACAGGAGTTGTTCAGCATCTATCGTTACGCTTTGATGACCATGCAAGAAAAAAACCTTGCCAGCCGCGCCGAGACTCAGAGTAAGCTGGATTTCATGGAACAGAAAATTCGAGAATTGGGCTAAATGTGATCCTCAAAAAAGTTGACGG
This is a stretch of genomic DNA from Synergistaceae bacterium. It encodes these proteins:
- a CDS encoding diacylglycerol kinase, whose amino-acid sequence is MKRYNPLMRLCRSTGYSLSGFLCALKEEQAFQLEALVLAVLLGVLLWARLSFLMSTTLLAGWLVVMAFELVNSAVERAFDLIDKERNPQIKAGKDMLSAAVFLLIMFNLFLWGMLLCDSFVV